The Setaria viridis chromosome 6, Setaria_viridis_v4.0, whole genome shotgun sequence genome contains a region encoding:
- the LOC117862009 gene encoding AP-4 complex subunit sigma: MTIRFVLFVNKQGQTRLAQYYEHLSLDERRALEGEIVRKCLARTDQQCSFVEHRNYKVVYRRYASLFFLVGVDNDENELAILEFIHLLVETMDRHFGNVCELDIMFHLEKVHFMLEEMVMNGCIVETSKQNILAPIQLMEKAS, encoded by the exons atgACGATCCGGTTCGTGCTGTTCGTGAACAAGCAGGGCCAGACGCGGCTGGCGCAGTACTACGAGCACCTCTCCCTCGACGAGCGCCGCGCCCTCGAGGGCGAGATCGTCCGCAAGTGCCTCGCCCGCACCGACCAGCAG TGCTCGTTCGTGGAGCACCGGAACTACAAGGTCGTCTACAGGCGCTACGcgtccctcttcttcctcgtcggcgtcgacaACGATGAG AATGAGTTAGCTATCCTTGAATTTATACATCTTTTGGTGGAAACTATGGATCGCCACTTTGGCAATGTG TGCGAGCTTGATATAATGTTCCACCTGGAGAAGGTGCACTTCATGCTGGAAGAGATGGTGATGAATGGTTGCATTGTGGAGACAAGTAAACAGAACATCTTGGCACCAATCCAACTCATGGAGAAAGCCTCTTAA